A window from Luteibacter flocculans encodes these proteins:
- the dapE gene encoding succinyl-diaminopimelate desuccinylase, translating to MSAVIDLTRDLIRRRSVTPDDAGCLPLIAARLERLGFHIEHLRFGDVDNLWATHGTEEPVLAFLGHTDVVPPGPEERWRFPPFEPTEHDGMLYGRGTADMKGSVAAMVVALERFVTAHPQHSGTVGLLLTSDEEGVALHGVREVVEHFARSGQRIDACVVGEPSAKETLGDLIRVGRRGSLSGTLTVKGVQGHVAYPDKALNPIHRFAPALAALVAERWDDGNADFPPTSFQVSNIHAGTGANNVIPGELVALINFRFSTASTADGLRERTEAILRAHDVAFDLDWHLSGHPFLAPPGGRLRRITAEVCRELCGIDPEESTGGGTSDGRFIAPMGAEVIELGPVNATIHKVDECVSLADLERLPDLYEAICDRMLRQ from the coding sequence ATGTCTGCTGTCATCGATCTCACCCGGGACTTGATCCGCCGCCGCTCGGTCACGCCCGACGATGCAGGTTGCCTGCCGTTGATTGCTGCGCGTCTCGAACGCTTAGGGTTCCATATCGAACATCTGCGCTTCGGCGATGTCGACAACCTGTGGGCGACCCACGGCACGGAAGAACCTGTGCTGGCCTTCCTCGGGCACACCGACGTGGTTCCCCCGGGTCCGGAGGAGCGTTGGCGGTTTCCGCCCTTCGAGCCCACCGAGCACGACGGCATGCTCTATGGCCGCGGTACGGCGGATATGAAGGGCTCGGTGGCGGCAATGGTCGTGGCGCTGGAGCGCTTCGTCACGGCACATCCGCAGCATTCGGGCACGGTGGGCCTGCTGCTTACCAGCGACGAGGAAGGCGTGGCGCTGCATGGCGTACGCGAGGTGGTCGAACATTTCGCGCGCAGCGGGCAGCGGATCGATGCCTGTGTGGTCGGTGAGCCCTCGGCCAAGGAGACACTCGGCGACCTCATTCGCGTCGGTCGACGTGGCTCCCTGTCCGGCACGCTGACCGTAAAAGGTGTGCAGGGCCATGTGGCCTATCCGGACAAGGCGCTGAATCCGATTCATCGTTTCGCACCTGCGCTTGCGGCCCTGGTTGCGGAGCGCTGGGACGATGGCAATGCCGATTTCCCGCCCACGTCGTTCCAGGTGTCCAATATCCACGCGGGCACTGGCGCGAACAACGTCATCCCCGGTGAGTTGGTAGCGCTGATCAATTTCCGTTTCTCCACCGCCAGTACGGCCGATGGCCTGCGTGAGCGCACGGAGGCCATCCTTCGGGCGCATGACGTGGCGTTCGATCTCGACTGGCATCTCTCGGGCCATCCCTTCCTTGCTCCCCCTGGCGGGCGCCTGCGTCGCATCACGGCCGAAGTCTGCCGCGAACTCTGCGGCATCGACCCGGAGGAAAGCACGGGCGGCGGCACCTCCGACGGCCGCTTCATCGCACCGATGGGTGCCGAGGTCATCGAGCTGGGACCGGTCAACGCAACGATCCACAAGGTGGACGAATGCGTGTCGTTGGCCGATCTGGAACGCTTGCCCGATCTCTACGAAGCGATCTGCGATCGCATGCTGCGGCAATAG
- a CDS encoding arsenate reductase gives MTITLYGLPNCDTCKKARNWLARFDVAHDFIDYRANPVPAATLKAWAEHLGGWEKLVNKASTTWRTLLPQRKAPRTDPEWTLLLKEYPALIKRPVVVDGDTVSVGFSDNAFKKRFAK, from the coding sequence ATGACGATCACGCTCTACGGTCTGCCCAACTGCGATACCTGCAAGAAGGCGCGCAACTGGTTGGCGCGCTTCGACGTCGCGCACGACTTCATCGATTACCGCGCCAACCCGGTGCCTGCCGCCACGCTTAAAGCCTGGGCCGAGCACCTTGGCGGATGGGAAAAGCTGGTAAACAAGGCGTCCACTACGTGGCGCACGCTGCTGCCACAGCGCAAGGCTCCGCGTACCGATCCGGAATGGACGTTGCTGCTGAAGGAATATCCTGCGCTGATCAAGCGTCCGGTGGTCGTCGATGGGGACACGGTGTCCGTCGGCTTCTCCGACAACGCCTTCAAGAAGCGATTCGCCAAGTAG
- the dapD gene encoding 2,3,4,5-tetrahydropyridine-2,6-dicarboxylate N-succinyltransferase, whose translation MMRASPRSANVSRTSSNSPIAATPRYRPTIGRSCGRACCGISAPKAPGFPLMQMQTLESIIDDAFERRASLTQNEMEGDLREAVEQVLNLLESGERRVAEPNGEGGWTVNAWLKKAVLLYFRMNGNRVMDGGPSSAFDKVPLRFTDGDATEYASLGARVVPGALVRRGAHIAKDAVLMPSYTNIGAYVGAGTMVDTWATVGSCAQIGANVHLSGGVGIGGVLEPLQANPTIIEDGCFIGARSEVVEGVVVEKGSVIGMGVFLGQSTRIYNRATGEVSYGRVPAGSVVVSGSLPAKDGSHSLYAAVIVKQVDERTRSKTGINELLRSGE comes from the coding sequence ATGATGCGCGCATCGCCACGTTCGGCGAACGTGTCGAGGACTTCTTCCAACTCACCGATCGCAGCGACGCCCCGCTATCGCCCAACCATCGGGAGATCGTGCGGACGTGCCTGTTGCGGCATATCGGCTCCGAAAGCCCCAGGATTTCCCCTCATGCAAATGCAAACGCTTGAATCCATCATCGACGACGCCTTCGAGCGTCGCGCCTCCCTCACCCAGAACGAGATGGAGGGCGATCTTCGCGAGGCGGTTGAGCAGGTGCTCAATCTGCTGGAGTCCGGCGAGCGTCGCGTGGCAGAACCCAACGGTGAAGGCGGCTGGACGGTCAACGCGTGGCTGAAGAAGGCGGTGCTTCTCTACTTCCGCATGAATGGCAACCGCGTCATGGATGGCGGTCCGTCCAGCGCGTTCGACAAGGTGCCCCTGCGCTTTACGGATGGCGATGCCACCGAGTACGCGAGCCTCGGCGCGCGCGTTGTGCCGGGCGCGCTGGTACGCCGTGGCGCACACATCGCGAAAGATGCCGTGCTGATGCCGAGCTACACCAACATCGGTGCCTACGTCGGCGCCGGGACGATGGTGGATACCTGGGCGACCGTGGGCTCGTGCGCGCAGATCGGTGCCAACGTGCATCTCTCTGGTGGCGTCGGCATCGGTGGCGTGCTGGAGCCGCTGCAGGCCAATCCGACCATCATCGAGGATGGTTGCTTCATCGGCGCGCGTTCCGAGGTCGTGGAAGGCGTGGTGGTGGAGAAGGGCTCCGTGATCGGCATGGGGGTCTTCCTCGGCCAGTCCACGCGTATCTACAACCGTGCCACCGGCGAGGTCAGCTACGGCCGCGTGCCGGCCGGCAGCGTCGTCGTGTCGGGCAGCCTTCCGGCGAAGGATGGCAGCCACAGTCTCTACGCGGCAGTCATCGTGAAGCAGGTGGATGAGAGGACGCGTTCCAAGACCGGCATCAACGAACTCCTGCGCAGCGGCGAATGA
- the map gene encoding type I methionyl aminopeptidase, whose amino-acid sequence MAVVPKTPDEIQAMREAGRLAAEVLAMLVPHVKPGVTTEYLDQLAHDHIVNVQKAIPANVGYRGYPKTTCTSVNHVICHGIPSPSKVLKDGDIVNIDVTVIKDGWHGDTSRMYFVGTPSVLAKRLVDTTFEAMMKGIEAVKPGATLGDVGAAIQKHAEAAGFSVVREYCGHGIGKVYHDEPQVLHYGRPGTGLELKPGMTFTVEPMVNAGKPQTKSLPDGWTVVTKDHSLSAQWEHTIAVTEDGFEILTPWPDAA is encoded by the coding sequence ATGGCTGTCGTACCGAAGACCCCCGATGAAATCCAGGCCATGCGCGAGGCCGGCCGTCTGGCCGCCGAGGTGCTGGCGATGCTTGTGCCGCACGTGAAGCCGGGCGTTACCACGGAGTATCTGGACCAGCTCGCCCACGATCACATCGTGAACGTGCAGAAGGCTATTCCGGCCAACGTGGGCTATCGCGGGTACCCCAAGACGACCTGCACCTCGGTCAACCACGTCATCTGTCACGGCATTCCTAGCCCGAGCAAGGTGTTGAAGGACGGCGACATCGTCAACATCGACGTGACCGTGATCAAGGACGGCTGGCACGGCGACACCAGCCGCATGTATTTCGTGGGCACGCCGAGCGTGCTGGCAAAGCGCCTGGTGGACACCACCTTCGAAGCGATGATGAAGGGCATCGAGGCCGTGAAACCCGGCGCCACGCTCGGCGACGTCGGCGCGGCAATCCAGAAGCATGCCGAGGCGGCGGGTTTCTCCGTCGTGCGCGAGTACTGCGGCCACGGCATCGGCAAGGTCTATCACGACGAGCCACAGGTTCTGCATTACGGTCGCCCGGGCACGGGGCTTGAACTGAAGCCTGGCATGACCTTCACCGTCGAGCCGATGGTCAACGCCGGCAAGCCGCAGACGAAGTCGCTGCCGGACGGTTGGACCGTGGTGACCAAGGATCATTCGCTGTCGGCGCAATGGGAACACACCATTGCCGTCACCGAAGACGGCTTCGAGATCCTTACGCCGTGGCCCGACGCCGCCTGA
- the rpsB gene encoding 30S ribosomal protein S2 gives MAQVTMREMLEAGVHFGHQTRYWNPKMAPYIFGARGKIHIINLEKTLPLFNDAMNFLSGLAQKGGTILFVGTKRSARESLAEEAARAGQPFVTARWLGGMLTNFRTVKQSVARLKELEAAETDGSFERLVKHEVLARRREREKLQNSLGGIKDMNRLPDALFIVDIGHEDIAVQEARKLGIPVVAVVDTNYDPALVDYAIPGNDDAIRAIQLYARAAADSILEGKAAAPNAARGDANEFVELDEEGNPVAKDEAPRGERRGAPAKKGAPRREGGRDGGRGARA, from the coding sequence ATGGCACAAGTCACCATGCGCGAGATGCTGGAAGCCGGCGTCCATTTCGGTCACCAGACCCGTTACTGGAACCCCAAGATGGCTCCGTACATCTTCGGCGCCCGCGGCAAGATCCACATCATCAACCTCGAGAAGACGCTCCCGCTCTTCAACGACGCGATGAACTTCCTCTCGGGCCTGGCCCAGAAGGGCGGCACCATCCTGTTCGTCGGCACCAAGCGTTCGGCCCGCGAGTCCCTCGCCGAAGAAGCCGCTCGCGCCGGTCAGCCGTTCGTCACCGCCCGCTGGCTCGGCGGCATGCTGACCAACTTCCGCACGGTGAAGCAGTCCGTCGCTCGCCTGAAGGAACTCGAAGCCGCCGAAACCGACGGTTCGTTCGAGCGCCTGGTCAAGCACGAAGTGCTGGCCCGTCGTCGCGAGCGCGAGAAGCTGCAGAACTCGCTGGGCGGCATCAAGGACATGAACCGTCTGCCGGACGCCCTCTTCATCGTCGACATCGGCCATGAAGACATCGCCGTGCAGGAAGCCCGCAAGCTCGGTATCCCGGTCGTCGCCGTTGTCGACACCAACTACGATCCGGCCCTCGTCGACTACGCCATCCCGGGTAACGACGACGCCATCCGCGCCATCCAGCTCTACGCCCGCGCCGCTGCCGACTCCATCCTGGAAGGCAAGGCTGCCGCTCCGAACGCCGCCCGTGGCGACGCCAACGAGTTCGTCGAGCTGGACGAAGAAGGCAACCCGGTCGCCAAGGACGAGGCCCCGCGCGGCGAGCGTCGTGGCGCGCCGGCCAAGAAGGGTGCCCCGCGTCGCGAAGGCGGCCGTGACGGTGGTCGCGGCGCCCGCGCGTAA
- the tsf gene encoding translation elongation factor Ts, with amino-acid sequence MADISASLVKELRERSGVGMMECKKALVENNGDIEMAMEWLRKNGMAKADKKADRVAAEGLIAVASKAGSAVLVEVNSETDFSSRNEHFIQFTKDVANVALETGVADIEALKAAKLGDASVEEGAKALTLTIGEKFEVRRMASVQNDGPIGAYSHSGRIGVLVALKGGSEELAKGIAMHVAAMNPKFIKVEDVPADFLEKEKEIELSKMTDKDKAKPADILDKIVSGKVNKILAEVTLVGQPYVLDGDVTVAEALKKGGAEIVSVARLAVGEGIEKVADDFAAEVMKQAGLA; translated from the coding sequence ATGGCTGACATCAGCGCTAGCCTCGTCAAGGAACTGCGTGAGCGTTCCGGCGTTGGCATGATGGAGTGCAAGAAGGCACTCGTCGAAAACAACGGCGACATCGAAATGGCGATGGAATGGCTGCGCAAGAACGGCATGGCCAAGGCTGACAAGAAGGCCGACCGCGTCGCCGCCGAAGGCCTCATCGCCGTCGCGAGCAAGGCCGGCTCGGCCGTGCTGGTCGAAGTGAACAGCGAGACCGACTTCTCGTCGCGCAACGAGCACTTCATTCAGTTCACCAAGGACGTGGCCAACGTTGCTCTCGAGACCGGCGTTGCCGACATCGAAGCTCTGAAGGCCGCCAAGCTCGGCGACGCCTCGGTCGAGGAAGGCGCGAAGGCGCTCACCCTCACCATCGGCGAGAAGTTCGAAGTCCGCCGCATGGCCAGCGTGCAGAACGACGGCCCCATCGGCGCCTACTCGCACAGCGGCCGCATCGGCGTTCTGGTCGCGCTCAAGGGTGGCTCGGAAGAGCTGGCCAAGGGCATTGCCATGCACGTCGCCGCGATGAACCCCAAGTTCATCAAGGTGGAAGACGTTCCGGCCGACTTCCTCGAGAAGGAAAAGGAAATCGAGCTTTCGAAGATGACGGACAAGGACAAGGCCAAGCCGGCCGACATCCTCGACAAGATCGTCTCGGGCAAGGTCAACAAGATCCTGGCCGAAGTGACCCTCGTCGGTCAGCCGTACGTGCTCGACGGCGACGTCACCGTGGCGGAAGCCCTCAAGAAGGGTGGCGCCGAGATCGTGTCGGTCGCGCGCCTGGCAGTTGGCGAAGGCATCGAGAAGGTCGCTGACGATTTCGCGGCCGAAGTGATGAAGCAGGCCGGCCTGGCGTAA
- the pyrH gene encoding UMP kinase: protein MSNPLNHRRILLKLSGEALMGSEDYGIDPKVIGRLAKEILEVRDAGVQVGVVIGGGNIFRGAGLAAAGMDRVTGDHMGMLATVMNALAMQDAIEKLGGEARTMSAIKINEVCEDFIRRRAIRHLEKGRVTLFAAGIGNPFFTTDSAAALRAVEVGADLLLKATKVDGVYSADPKRDPSAQRYDHLTYNQVIERRLEVMDTAAIALCRENKLPLRIYDMTAPGNLMKIMHGEAVGTLVDAG, encoded by the coding sequence ATGAGCAATCCGCTGAACCACCGCCGCATCCTGCTCAAGCTCTCCGGTGAAGCCCTCATGGGCAGCGAGGATTACGGCATCGATCCGAAGGTGATCGGGCGGCTCGCGAAGGAAATTCTCGAAGTTCGCGACGCCGGTGTGCAGGTGGGCGTCGTCATCGGTGGCGGCAACATCTTCCGCGGCGCTGGCCTCGCGGCCGCGGGCATGGACCGCGTCACCGGCGATCACATGGGTATGCTCGCCACCGTGATGAACGCGCTGGCCATGCAGGACGCCATCGAGAAACTCGGCGGCGAGGCACGCACCATGAGCGCCATCAAGATCAACGAGGTATGCGAGGACTTCATCCGTCGTCGTGCCATCCGTCATCTGGAAAAGGGCCGCGTGACCCTGTTCGCCGCGGGCATCGGCAACCCGTTCTTCACGACGGATTCGGCCGCCGCGCTGCGTGCTGTCGAAGTGGGTGCGGACCTTCTGCTCAAGGCCACCAAGGTCGATGGCGTGTATTCCGCCGATCCGAAACGCGATCCGAGCGCCCAGCGCTACGACCATCTCACCTATAACCAGGTGATCGAGCGTCGGCTGGAGGTCATGGATACCGCCGCCATCGCCTTGTGCCGAGAGAACAAGCTGCCCCTGCGCATCTACGACATGACCGCGCCCGGCAACCTCATGAAGATCATGCACGGCGAGGCGGTAGGTACGCTCGTCGACGCCGGCTGA